Part of the Candidatus Rokuibacteriota bacterium genome, AGCCCACTTCACTGCTGCCCGCCGCGGCTTCGGCGGCAAGCTGGACCATCGCTGGCCACGCTTCGGAATGGCGCCGCTCGCATTCAGGATGTCGATCTTTGAACCAACCGGCGTTTCGAGCGCAGAAAATGCACTCGCCCATGGCAGATTTCCAGCCTCCGCCTGCCTACTTCGTTTTCGCCGCTTTCCAAAACTTGGTGTGTTTGATTCCTTTTCCCTTCTTGATTCGCCGCTCTGCCGAATCCAGAATAGCCATGAACCGTGGTGTGTGCGCGAGAACATGTCTCCGATGTTGTAAGGCGCGGGGTCGGCGCAAGCTCTTCACCTGCTGGCGCGAGCTCGGACAGACGACCTACGTCTCAGGCGGCGGAGCGTGGCGAGGTTCCGCGCGTCGGCGTTGCCTTCCTTGGGGGTCTCCAGCACCATGGGCAAGCGGGCGAAGCGCCGGTCGCTCAGGATCCGGCGAAATCCCGCGAGCCCGATCTTCCCCTTGCCGATGTGCTCGTGACGGTCGAGGCCCGAGCCGAGCCCCTGCTTGGCATCGTTCAGGTGAAAGGCGAGGAGCCGCTTCGCGCCGACCGCCCGCTCAAAGGCGGCCAGCGTCGTCGCATAGCCGGCGAGCGTCCGGATGTCGTAGCCGGCGGCGAAGAGGTGGCAGGTGTCGAGGCAGATGCCGAGGCGCTCGGGGAGGCGCGCGCGCTCCAGGACGGCGGCCAGCTCCTCGAACCGCGCCCCGAGCGTATTCCCCGCCCCCGCGGTGTTCTCCAGGCAGACCTTGACCCGGTAGCCCGCCGTTCGCGCGCAGAGCTCGTCCAGCGCTGCCACGATGCGGGCGATGCCGGCATCCAGCCCGCTCCCCTTGTGGGAGCCCGGGTGGATCACGACGAACGGGAGCCCTAGCGCTTCGGCGCGCTCGAGCTCATCGTGAAAGGCGTCCACCGACCTCCGCCACTCGCTCTCCACCGGTGAGGCGAGGTTGATCAGATAGGTCGCGTGGGCAAAGCTCAGGCGGATCCCGGTCTCCCCCTGGACCCGCTTGAACTCGGCCACCTCGGCCTGGGTCAGCGCCTTCCCCTGCCACTGGACCTGGTTCTTCAGGAAGAGCTGGACGACGGAGCACCCGACGGCCTTCCCCCGCTCGAGGGCCAGGTGGAGACCTCCCGCGATCGACATATGAGCGCCGAGGAGGTCGCCCACGCGGCCCCTCACCGACGCGCCTCGAAGCGCTCGAGGAGGCGCACCCGGCGGTAGGCGAAGATCGCTTCGAGCTGGCGGCGCACGAGGAGCGCGTGGAGGCAGCGCCCGAGCGCGCCAAACGGGAGCTGGTAGGTCACGCGGTCCTCGACCCACGTGCCGATCGCCGTCTCCCCCTCCCCTGCCGCCGTGCCCTCGAGAAAGAGGTGCCGGTGCTCCCAGCGCGCGTACGGGCCCCAGAGCTGGACGTCCACGAAGCGGTACGGCGGGTCGTACTCGCGGATCATCGAGCGCCAGCGGAGCGGAACGCCGAGCCAGCGGACCTGGCAGTCGATGACGGCCCCGGCCTCGAGCTCGGGTGGCACGGTGAGGAGGGTCAGCCCGAGCCAGCGCGGCGTGACGGCCGTGAGGTTCGCGGGCTCGGCGAAGAAGGCAAAGACCTCGGGGCGCGGGCCGGGAAGCCAGAGCCGCGTCTCGAGAATGTGATCCGGCATCGCCGCGCTATCATAGGGAGGTGCCCCTGCCGAGTCAAACCCGCGCCTACGTCGCGCTCCTCCTCATCGTCACGCTCTGGGGCAGCTATCCGGCGACGGCCAAGCTGGCGCTCGCCGACCTCCCGCCCTTCGTCCTGGTGACCTTCCGCTGCCTCCTCGCGTCGGTCTTCCTCGCCGTCCTCCTCGCGCGACGCGGCATCGAGGAGGCCAAGGGACTCGCGTGGAGCGACCTCCGGGGGCTCGGCTTCCTCGCCTTCTCGGGAATCTTCCTCTCCACCGGCTTCACCTACCTCGCGATCTACCTGACCACTGCCTCCAACGCCGTGATCCTGCAGGCCAGCACCCCTGTCCTCGTCGCGCTCGGAGCGCGCGTCTACCTCAAGGAGCGCCTCACCCGGCTCCAGTGGGCCGGCATCGCGTGCTCGGCCGCCGGGGTCCTCCTCGTCATCACCAAAGGCGGCTGGGCCGCGCTGAGCCCGGCGGCACTTCACGTCGGCGACTTCCTCGTCCTCTTCGCGATCTCCGGCTGGAGCGCCTACACGATTTACGGCAAGCGCGTCCTGACCGTCCACTCCCCCGCCCTCGCCACCACCGCAGCCTACGTCCTGGGCTCCCTCATGCTCGTGCCGCTCGCCCTCGCGACGGTCCCGCTCTTCCCGGCACCGCGCCTCAGCTCGGCGACCGCCTGGGCCGTGGTCCTCTACCAGGCGCTTCTCGGCGCCCTCGCCCACGTCTGGTGGTACGAGGCCGTGAAGGCGGTGGGGGCGAGCCGATCGGCGATCTTCATGAACTTCCAGCCGGTGGTGGGCGTGCTTCTTGCCGCCGCCATGCTCGGGGAGAGGCCCGGACCCGCCCAGCTCCTCGGTGGCCTCGCTGTCCTCGTCGGCGTCACCCTCACGACGCGCCAGAGATAGCTCAGCCCCGCTGGACGAGGGGCTGAAGGCGCGAGAGCGCCGCGGCGACAAGCAGGGCATAGGCCGACAGGAGGAGCCAGGCTCCGACGTACGAGCCCGTCGCCTCGAGCACAACGCCGAAGAGGGGCGGGCCGACCAGCACCCCGCTCCAGGCGAACATCACCGCGACCCCCGTGAGCAGGCCCGCGTAGCGCACCCCCGCGATCTCCGCCACGAGCGCCAGGTAAAGCCCGACCCACCCGAAGGCCCCGGCGCCAGCGATCACCGCGAGCGGGGCCGCGAGCCGGGAGGGGAGCGCGCCGCCGAAAGCGAAGGCGATGTAGCTCGTCGCGCCGATCAGCGCGGTGACGATGATCCCGGGGCGGCGACGGCCGCCGAAGAGCCGATCGCTGACGAGCCCCCACCCGAGCCTGGCCGCCGCCCCACCCGCCTGAGCGAGCGCGAGGAGACGCCCGGCGTCAACGACGGAGACCGCCAGGACTTCCTTGGCGTAGAGGACCAGGTAGGCGAGGACAGAGGACTGGGCCATCGAGAGCGCCAGCCCGCAGCCGAAGACGACGAGGACCCCGCGACGCTGCAGAAAGGGCGTGACCTCGGCGAAGCGCGGTCGCTCGGGGGGTGCCTCGGCGAGATACCCCGAGCGGGTCCGGTAGCCGAACGCGACGAGCGCGGCAGAGAGGAGGGAGGCGGCTCCTGCTACGGCGAGACTCAGGCGCCACCCGAGCGCGAGAGCGAGCGGCGGGAGGACGAGCGCCCCGGCGATTCCGCCGAGCGTGAGGCCGGTCTGCTTGACCCCCATCGCGAAGCCCCGCTCGCGCGGCGGAAACCACTCGATGACCGCCTTCCCCGTGGTCGGGTTCAGGACGCTCCAGCCGAAGCCGCCGAGGAAGAGGAATCCCAGGAGCACCGCGAAGCTCGGGCTCAGC contains:
- a CDS encoding DMT family transporter → MPLPSQTRAYVALLLIVTLWGSYPATAKLALADLPPFVLVTFRCLLASVFLAVLLARRGIEEAKGLAWSDLRGLGFLAFSGIFLSTGFTYLAIYLTTASNAVILQASTPVLVALGARVYLKERLTRLQWAGIACSAAGVLLVITKGGWAALSPAALHVGDFLVLFAISGWSAYTIYGKRVLTVHSPALATTAAYVLGSLMLVPLALATVPLFPAPRLSSATAWAVVLYQALLGALAHVWWYEAVKAVGASRSAIFMNFQPVVGVLLAAAMLGERPGPAQLLGGLAVLVGVTLTTRQR
- a CDS encoding MFS transporter; the protein is MNAQGRERSRWAILALITVAHALGSLSVLAAAPLSPFLLDALELSRTQVGLFLPALYLGGVLASLPAGWLSDRLGVRRALVLGQGLTGAAVGLAALSPSFAVLLGFLFLGGFGWSVLNPTTGKAVIEWFPPRERGFAMGVKQTGLTLGGIAGALVLPPLALALGWRLSLAVAGAASLLSAALVAFGYRTRSGYLAEAPPERPRFAEVTPFLQRRGVLVVFGCGLALSMAQSSVLAYLVLYAKEVLAVSVVDAGRLLALAQAGGAAARLGWGLVSDRLFGGRRRPGIIVTALIGATSYIAFAFGGALPSRLAAPLAVIAGAGAFGWVGLYLALVAEIAGVRYAGLLTGVAVMFAWSGVLVGPPLFGVVLEATGSYVGAWLLLSAYALLVAAALSRLQPLVQRG
- a CDS encoding deoxyribonuclease IV codes for the protein MSIAGGLHLALERGKAVGCSVVQLFLKNQVQWQGKALTQAEVAEFKRVQGETGIRLSFAHATYLINLASPVESEWRRSVDAFHDELERAEALGLPFVVIHPGSHKGSGLDAGIARIVAALDELCARTAGYRVKVCLENTAGAGNTLGARFEELAAVLERARLPERLGICLDTCHLFAAGYDIRTLAGYATTLAAFERAVGAKRLLAFHLNDAKQGLGSGLDRHEHIGKGKIGLAGFRRILSDRRFARLPMVLETPKEGNADARNLATLRRLRRRSSVRARASR
- a CDS encoding SRPBCC family protein — encoded protein: MPDHILETRLWLPGPRPEVFAFFAEPANLTAVTPRWLGLTLLTVPPELEAGAVIDCQVRWLGVPLRWRSMIREYDPPYRFVDVQLWGPYARWEHRHLFLEGTAAGEGETAIGTWVEDRVTYQLPFGALGRCLHALLVRRQLEAIFAYRRVRLLERFEARR